The Haliotis asinina isolate JCU_RB_2024 chromosome 16, JCU_Hal_asi_v2, whole genome shotgun sequence DNA segment TCAAAAACATCTGGAGGAAAAACACATTAAGACCATCCTGAGACATATACACCCACCAAGAATAGCAAACTCCTACAAAGGTTTTTTGCCTGTCAAAGCCATCTTTATTTCAAGTGAATCTAGAACTTTTCTATATAATCCTACAAAATGACAGCTGTATATCCAGAAAACTGTTGAACTTGCTTATTCATAATGTAAAagtggggtagaataggccttaagcaacccatactcgccataaaaggcgattatacttgtcttaagaggcgactaatgggatcgggtggtcaggcttgctgacttgtttgggacatgtcatcggttcacaattgcacagattgatgctcatgttgttatcactggattgtctggtccagacttgattatttacagaccgccgcgatatagctggaatattgttgagtgtggtgtaaaactaaactcactaatgtAAAAGTGATCTCCGTTCATAGTATGGTGAACCACATTTGCAAAGATAACAGGTTAGACACCCTTAGACTTTTTATTCCCCTAAGACCCTGCTTTTAATATGACTGCaaatcaataataatattaataataatttgAGACTTCTTCTGACTAGACTTGACAAGGACCAGATATGAGCACACCTCTAGCACaacgacctgtgaaggtctggggtagaataggccttcagcaacccatgcttgccataaaaggcgactatgcttcaaGTTATGGGCAACCaaccaggtggtcagacttgatgacttggttgtcatttattcccagttgtgtagatagatgctcatgttgttgatcactggattgtcaggtccagatttgattctttacagactgccgccatataatagctgtaatattgctgagagcagtgtaaaactaaactcacctctAGCATAACAGACAGGAGGAAGTTGACGACAGCTATGCCTATGTACACCAGTGAGTAGGGCACGGACGGGAACGTCTTCACCTGCAACAATCATTAGTATTTTATTTTAAGTATTAGTATTTATTCTACAGTCTCtgtggtagggagataggacACATACAGAAAGGAATTTACTGAGAGATTAGTCCAGAAATGAGCAATGTATCCCCCCTCCCCCACGGAACAAATtactttatgcaaattagtgtgcatTACAAAGCCCATCTTAAAATTAGACTCCAATGCAGctttcatttgtaaacaaactaATGACCACTATGTCAGAACAGGTGTCCCTCATGGTAGTTGGGGTCAGGCTGGGGGATAGAGATGTTAGTTGAGATAAGATAATCCTTTATGGTAGTTGAATGTGTCGTGCTGTGTAGCTCCGTATTTCAGACATGTCGATCTTTAGGGGGTCATGCCACCCATATATTTTGAGACGTTTAATACAATGCTTTTCTATGGGTATCtggtatcatactcttttacatataAATTATGTGTCTTCCTTTCAaaatcaatagatgagacacACAGTaacagtttgtatttttttctttttctgacaTAACTTAAGTGTTaagaattggttgaaatctcataaTTGATAGTTTGTAAATTGCAAATCATTAAAAATCTTCAATTATCTGGACTACTACTAGTTACTACTATAGCATGGTGAAAGTGGGAATTTTTCATTAGATCAGCTATAATTCCTTTGACGATACACTACAACTTGGAAAAATGTGGCTATTTCCAAAGTTAACTTTTCCTTCAAATTCTGGTTTTTATTCTATTCCAGTTTTCACCAACTGAGGCACTGAGTTCAGAATTAGGCCCCTAAAGGTTCAGCACACAACATTACTGGACATGGTTACCTCCATGAGGTCAGCAAGCCCTGTGGGTGGGTAGACAGTGATCCACACAGCACCTGCTGTACAGACTATCAGGTTGATCAGGAAgaaatctgaaacaaattcaACATTGACATAAATAAGGATTTTGCATTATACATTTGACAGACCTTGCCTTTTTGTCTTGTCAAAACCATGTAACCTCCTAAGACTTTCTATGGATTATTTGAATACAAAATTTCAACAAAGAGTTGGTCAGTCAAATGACACTTCAGTCATTGTTGATAATCTGTTGCATACTGGATCCTGCTGTGCTTTCTGATATTCGTGATTCTTAGCCAAACCATTGCATCACCTTGCCCACCTATACAACAATTACATTCAATAATTGTTCCCTTTTCTATTATTTTCTAGTTTGCAACCCATGaaggtagaaaaggccttcaagcaagcatgcttgccataaaaattgactatgcttgttgtaagagaagactaacgggatcgggtggtcagactcgctgacttggttgacaaatgtcatcggttccccattgcgcagatggatgctcatgttgttgatcactggattgtctggtccagatttgattctttacagactgccgccatacagctgtaatattgctgagtgcagtgtaaaactaaactcactaactcatctcTAGCATTACAGACAGGAGGAAGTTGACAACAGCTATGCCTATGTACACCACTGagtaatatttacagaccaccaccatatagctggaatattgctgagtgtggcgttaaaactaaactcactgattaTTTTCTAGTTTGCATGTGtgaaaaacatacaaatatccCCAGGGCAGGAAGTGGTAGTACAGAATAAAATAGTTGCAGTCTTCATAACTACTCACAGTTGGAGAAGATAGTCTTCCTGAACGGTGCCCCCTTTGAGAAGGCTACAGCCAGAATGATGTATTGGAaagaagagataaaaaacaCAGCAGAGTTTTCATAGCTCGTGTAGTCATAATCATCATGGTCAATGAACTTTTCAAACctgaaacagaacaaaaatattgTATCTCAAGGACTATTTTTAGAACGGTctaaatgcaatgaaaaaaacccacaacatTCCTGGATGAACAATATATTCATTGCTTCCTGAGAGAGGTAAGATAATATGTGTTGTCCAAGTAAAGTACAGTGCATTATTTTACTACTGAACAGGGTCACCATTATTCTATGTTTTGATGTTTAAGgtgcattcatcaatattccactgACCAAtctatcaaccaagtcagtcagccaAACTACCTGATCCCATGCTGAGTAATACACTATCTGGACCTACCATGGCTGTCTCTGTACGTCCAGGAAACAGTAGACTTGGGCCGCAGTTTGTATAGCAGTCTGAAGGATGATTGACAGTATGGGACCAGGTGCCAGGAGGCTGATTGGGGGTGGCTCCTTCACCAACTCGGCAAAGGGCTCTGTTCGGCCAACTGAAATCGATATGTGAGACTTCCTCAAAACACTGCTGCACTTGTCATATGGATGACTTGCTTTAGGTGAGACCATGCCATGTGGAACAAGATTTGGAGTTAAGCAGCCAAACAAGGTCACCCACCAAAGGACTCCACTTGCATTACTTCAACTGGTCAGTAACAAGCATCCCGACCACCACTTACAATAAACATGAACAGCTTAAAATTGGCAGAAATACTCACATGTGACACTGAGTGTGGTGAGCGTGAAGAGATCAATAAACAGAAACTCAGGATCTGTCAGGTTGGCGCCAATCtgaaagtcagttttcattctttttcatgagcgatcctccttggggtacatataagcattacaATGTCCATTTTTAATCCCTATAATagttgtattttgagtaaaatatttacaaaaacaaaaaacaatgttttaatCTTGTTAGTCCACCCCTTTGGAACACTTTTCCTTAGCATGGAAACAGACAGAATGTGTTGAGATGGGTGGCTGTACCCCAAGGTACCTGTATAGTTTAACTATTAGGCTACCATACCCCACCACAAATAAAGAAGAAAGCATATTATGAATCAACTGAACTTTTGTCGCATGAACATAAATGTGTCACCACCCATCACTCTACTGAGCATTTCCCACAAATATCAAAGGATATGTCTAATCACAGGATATTCATCTTCAAAGATGAGTACTGGGAAAAGAAACTTACCCAGTACAGAAGCAAAACTGACACAAACTGGGTGAGACTGTAGCAAGCCATATACTTGAAGATGCCAAAGGACGTCACCAGTGCAGCTCGACCCTCTCTGCAGCACAAATAAAACATAGAAGTtactggttttgtttgtttgggctgtaaataattcagtttgAATCGACAGCATTATCatgatattaatggaatatttgGGGCTTGGTGTTTGTTCCTtatctgtctgtaaatatacaagtctggaccagattatccagtgatcaaaagcatgagtatAGGAAAAGATGATCCCTCTGTCGTGCCGTACCTGATGACATTAGGCACACATTCAATGGTGGGGTTCTTGGAAGTGAAAGGTGAAGCTACCGATGCTTCAGCTTCAGATAGTGATATCCCAGTGTGTGCTGTTTTCAGAGCTCCACAGTCATTTGCCCCATCTCCACACATTCCTACGTAGTAActgaaaccaataaaaacagCAACATTATTATCTTTTCTGAATGAGAAAGATTTTCTAAAACATGGGACAAGAATGTTGTAGTGGCTTCAGTTGTACCTACCCAAGTGCTTGAAGACATTCCACTAATTGAGCCTTTTGGTCTGGTCCCATGCGGGCAAATATTGTTCCCCTCACAACAATCTGAAGGCAAAAACACAAGTTATTGCTTGCACAGTCATAATATTTATGCACTACATCTTAAAATGCTTTGATCCGTTTCATCAGATTATTTGGCTTACTAAGAAATTTGAATCTTGTTGCAGGTGTGAGATTCAGTTCACCTTAGCAAGCATGTCAGGGAAGAACTGCCTAATGACTGCCCATGACTTGCCAGTCACAGCAAAGTGGAACCGCTGGTTCTCCATATCGATCTGGATATTGTACTGTCCATCCTGAAAGAAAGACAGTATGCAGGTATATATGTTCATATAGTCCTTCTGCAAGACATGCATCTACACAGTTGTGTATTTAACATATTATTATGCAAAAAGAATGATAAAGGTGTGTGATTCTGCCATGCTTCTCCAATATTTCAATTAACTGAAACATCTGGTGAGcttgaaaacataaaacaaacaaaaactctACTCAACAGTAAATTGTTAAAATgttaataaaaacacaaattctTCCAACTCACAACTGACATAACCTCCTCAACTTTCTTCTCTCTCTCATCTGCATACATGAATTCTACTTGAGGCCCAGCTTTGCCGTCCTGTGGTGGGTACGCCTGCACCACAATGATCCTGTCAGTTCGGTCCACCATGCAACACTCCCGAGCCACGCTCATTGCTGTCAGCATGTTGTCACCTGCAGAATACACGAGAATGAGAATCTGTCAAAAAGGTAAGACATTATTATACAATTATTATAAATCATATCCATACTACCAGTGTTTTGTTTCCCTTGACCACTAGATGTCTATGTTGcatccctggggagtatacaactcttgctgccacaaggcacaccgagtttattgtgactCGGCTCATCCTAACCAGGAGTGGACTGGTACATACGGTGATAGTACTTTGTCCAATTTTATTGCACACTGCTGTACCCAAAACTAGGTGtttacacatattcatgtgaccaccatctAGTCATATACGAAcggattgtgtactgtacactataaGTTGGGTGAAAGGTTTTTACGCCCTGTCTTAGGTGTACTCGATCCCAACAACTCaacctcactggatcactagtcTGGTGCTCCAGCCAGCTTGCCTACCATGCCCAAATATAGTTATACATACAGTATATCAAATGGTAGAAATGATTTTGATACTCCAACAGTGACCACAGCTTGTTTCTTGCTATGTGGGTGATGTTGAGTTGAATAGCACCCCATCCGCTGCATGCAGCGTCCAAAATCAATAatgaattatgaatggtcccaaATGATATGTCTGGATGACAGGGGTTGTCAAGCTACACCTACCTGTGACCATGATGTTCCTGATGGCGGCCTCCCGCAGCATCTGAATGACAGGGGTGGTTTCTGGCTTCAGGCAATTCTCCATCACCAGCAGGCCCAGGAAGTTAAGGTCTTTTTCCACTTGCTCCCTACAAGGAGaacatattttggtggtttaaCATGCAAAGCGATTCATGATACCCATCCTTCTCCACCTGTTCCCTACCTGCAGTGACGATCATAAACCATGGATGAGGGTTCAACCTCACAAGACAAATCACAAACTGTTTCTGTCCAAAGAAAAGGGTGGGTGAAATTGCTACCTGGTGATTCGCTGCACCTTGACGTAGTTGAGTTTCTGTGGAAGAGGTTTCCACGCCAGGGCTATAACTCTGTAGCCGTGCTGGGTGTAAGTCATAAGCATCTCCTGGAAGTCAGCAGGGACTGCAAGAAAATTAAATGTACTTATATTATCAACTTTGTAATAGTCATCTCAGACAGTCTTTCCAAGATCGTATCACATGGTTACACTTTATAAGCAGAGATGTGTATTGTTAGTCCCTGGGGTGTGACTTTGATTACGAAACATCACATTATTATTGTGGCAATACCTGTTTTTGAACATGCAACTCTTCGCTCTCTAGCTTGGCGGTTTTATATACACTACAAAGGTTTGCTGTGAAAAATAAGATCATGTGTCCCTCACAAGACGGGTACCATGGGTAGCGTATGTGAAATACACAAGCTTTTCACAAAAACTAGCCAGGTTACGGCTGTGTGATGTCAGTTcttatacattattttaaaagaTAATGTACACAAAGACAGGTTCCTTTGAGGCTTCACAATCTCGTGTAAGCCCTCATAGTTATGGATTTTGAGTGGCCACTGTCCCAATATATGAACATGTCCAAGAAAAATTCATACTACAGTTGTAGGACTGAACATGAACACTCTCATACCTGTTTCAGGCTTTGAGAGACTTGTGATCATTTCAGGCGATCCCTTCACAAACAGGTCAAAGTTGTTGGCACTGAGGGTTCTTGTGATGACCGACATTCTTTGCAGACTAGATGAGAAGGTGAACTGTCTCACCACTCCAATGTCTTCTCCCATTGGCTGGAATAGTTAAATACGTGCTGATGGGAAGGAAAAAGACATCAACAATTTCTGGTTGACATAAAGAATGTAGCTTGATTTCATAGCTTTGTTTTTAGCGACTGTCATCTGAAGAAGGAATGGAGGAGAACAGTCATCCTCTTCCACTGGCTGAAACACATTCAGCTTTGTGTTGTGCTCACCTGTCTGTTGTCACCTTTGGTGGAGTTGAGGTTATTCCTGATTCTGGGATGTACAATGGTGGGCACCATCATGTCAAACCTGGTCTCCTCTTCACCCGGCTCCTCCAACACCTGAAACATGGAGTCAGTTGGTGGATGAGTTATACTGCTCCACAGCAACACTTTGAATAAATTTAGTTGCTGAATGAAGTCACATACCCAGTCAATTGCCTCAAACATGATGAGATCCAGTGGGTCTCCCATGATGCTGCCATCGATGATCGTGAGAGAGTGGCACGTTGCCATAGCAGAGATGAGCAGGTTATGTTTCAGTCTGCTCATATCCTTCACTTCTTCCTCGAACCTGAGCAATATTCAATATCTCATattaaaacatacatttcataaaacattgcaagtATCATCCTTGCGGTATATATACTGAGGCAAATTAAACAGAGATCACATAAAAGCTCAAGTGTTTtcatgtttcttcacaagctttctATCGCAAAATAAAGGAACGCGtccctttcatgtgatcctttaTTTATATCCCTCAGTATATAAGCATTAAATTGTCCCTACAGCAGCTGTACTTTATTtattcaaataaaacaaaaaaatctaTGGAACCTGTCTGGCAAGAACAGGTAACCCTAGGCACCTACATCTTACCGCATTTTCCATAGCATtaatgacacaagaaaaacttCATCATCCCTCTGGGATGTTTAGCATGTGTGCTGTCAGACGTAGGTAAATGTTGCCACCAACATGACCACAGAATATGGAAGTAACATACATTTGAATATGCCCACAGGATGTGCATTATCATAATAAGTCAGCTAGCAGAGGAACCTTTTGTTCAGGGTTCTAATTTCATAttcggggtagagtaggccttaagcaaccaatgcttgccataaaaggcgatggtcagactcactgacttgagcAGATCgttgctaatgttgttgatcactggattgtctggtgcagactgcTGCTGCGTAAACCCGAACTCACTCCAATTTCATATTCCCCTACTTCCCCCAGTGGAAATGTTCCCATCCCTTGAACTCCAATCCCAGTTAAAAACATCAATAAAGTTATCTCACCTGCCATTGGGTGATGGCACAACACTCTGCATCTTCATTCCATCTTCTGTCAATGTGCCAgtctgtaaccatggcaacacaggATTTATAAAAAtcagtgtcatatatatatataatctttGAGTGTACTATTACTCTTTTTATTACTGCTAAAAGCAAAGGAGCACCCAAAATGACTTTCACTATACCAAACCAGGGCCTTCATTCAACTCGATCAAAACCTGCATAGGAGTGATGCTGACCTTGTCGAAGCAGACCACGTTGAGAGTGCCACAGATGTTGATTCCACGAGGGCTGATACAGAAGATTTGCCCCTTCTTGAGTCTGTGCTGAGCAAAGACGATGCCAACAGTGAGGGCAGCCGGAAGGGCAGGGGGGACAGTGATGGTGATAAGATCTAGGGATCGCAGAACAATGTCACCAGCTTGTTCCCCGTCCTGGACCTGGAAACAGTCAACAATGATCACGTCAATCAGGTAACTGTGGTCAACTGCTTAGTGAATGAGAATGATTTTGtgccgctttcaacaatattccagcaatattgagACAGGGATGAGAAAAAGGGGATCAAACTGTGGGTCTttgacatgatgagcaaatgctttaacaaataggctaccccatctcCCCAATCTGCCATCAAACAAGAGAATTTAAAAGAATGAAGAGGTAATATTTTACCATCAAAACAATTGTGTAGATGAAGCCCAGTGATGCAATAAAAGCCAGGACTCCCACAAACCAGTATGAGTCACGGTTGAACTTGAAGTCTACTGGTTTGGGGTACAGGATGGCTCGGACAAGTTCACCCTTGGCAGTAAGGAAACCTGAAACAAGTGCACTAGTGGTGACAGTTGGATCATGCGCTATATTGAAAATTGTTCCAGAGTCagagagtgagtaagtatgccacttttagcaatagtccaacaGTATCTTgctgtgggacaccagaaatggacttcacaaattTGAGGAAtctaacctgggtctttggcatgacaagcgattgcattaaccactaagctacccctcAGTCTACCCATGCCAGGACAACTCGGGTAAAGGAAATATGAAACACTTCAACAAACTTACCAGTTCTCACAACAACAGCCTTCACCTTCTGGTTTCCATAGTAACGAGTCTGGATCACATTTGTACCACAAAACAACATGTGTCTAGTATGTTGTTTGAtgtcaaacatgttttctttctgGTCTCTGGCAAGTTGTGGATTTGGAAGAGGTGTTTTAGTGATTGGTACACTCTCGcctgaaacatgaaaaaatgtgagtttggtttcataatGTAtgaaatactccagcaatatcagggaagaccagaaatgggcttcttcCAAACCACAAGGGATGACCAGCCAACCTATTAAACATTGGGCTACCTGATGGTCAGTATTGCTCAAAATCTGTTCAAATTGTCTCCTTTAAGGAAATATCATGAAACATACGAGAATTAAACCCCTGCCATTAATTCTCACCAGTGAGAGTAAAGGCCACGGATTCAAGAAGTGGAATTTGTGCTATTTCCATGTTGAGAAAATGGACTACATCAAAGCACATGCAGGTGTGATATGTTACACCAAACTGCATGAGACACAGCTCTTTCTGTGAACCACTCACCTGTAAGCATGCTCTCATTGACAATACAGTTTCCACTGATGAGTACAGCATCACACTGCATGAAACAGCCACGACGAGGAACCTCGATAATGTCCCCTGGCACCAAGTCCTCAGAGGAAATATCTTCATACTCTGCAATGCAGGAAACAAGTGGTTTAGGTTAAAAAGCCTCTCCTTTCCCGAGCCTCTAAACATCAACGAACAAAACTGATGGTCCCAAGAACTGCCACTGCCACATCCCCAATGGATGTGAAAGAGCTATTCCAAGATGCAAGATGCTTTTACAGTTCTTACAGCTCATACTTTTACCCCATAATCCATAACCAAGCAGATTGGGGGGTGTCAAGCCAATACACTGGGACAAAAGTAAGCAATATATAGCACTTGTTCTGCCTTAGGGCCATGTGCAACATACATGCACACCACCGTGCCTGTCCTGGAATCAACATAGTAGGGCTCAATGGATCACTTACCTTCATTACCACGACACACCGAGACAATAGTTGACCCTGAAATGGTGTTACGTAATGCTCTCTGCATCTGCAAAGGTCAAAATAATTTAGCATTAAAAAAAATGACTTGATATtaatgtcacatcagcaatatttcatccatatcgtgaTAGGAatagaaatgaaattgaaaatgtgGGTATTATATATACCTGTTGTCAAAGGACAGTAGAACAACTCCAATATGATAACAGGaaatttacaatacttcaaactCCTTTGAGGGTACCACCACTAGTTACTCAGTTACTAATACAAGCTACCAATAATGAAATAATCAATTAAGAGCCATTTTCTCAAAATTCATCAAGCAATTCTATtcctttttaaaattcaatgatatttaATGAGACAGTACTGTAAGTATGCCATACTTACTTCATGTCTATAATGAAAAAATCTTACTTGTTTGGCATACAGTATTTTATTCGATGAAattgcattattattattattccacaAGATCATCTGTGTTACAAAAATATGAATGTCAGCTAATCAGCTGTCTTAAACTAAATGATTAAATCTTACTCATTTGAATGGAACATACTGTATTTGGGATGTAGGCAGACCAatcttatttcttgttttaattttcCTAATATTCTTATAGATTTTTTTTTgccacatgtacatttcataaattgccaaaattgaattactttgagtatttagaaggatTGGTGATATTTTTTCCCCTCTCCTGCCTTCAGATTTTCTGATGACAAAATTCGAAAAAcgagaaataaaattggtgtgACTTTAGCATTTAATGATTATATAATTATTTAACTAGATCTGAATGGTATCCATGGAATATATTAACAGGTCACTGCGTCTAAAACCACGGAAACTACAGGTGAGTGAACAATGGGTCGCAAGGTATTGTGTCCACTTGGATTTCATAAAAGGGACACTCAAAATCTGTATTTGCAAGGGTCCTTGACTTTCTTGCTTAATTTCGGACATTGCATACTATTGCAGCAAATCTCATGGTAGTGTGGACTTGGCCTGGCAATCAATACTGATAATCATGAACTAAAATCGACTGATTATGATATCTATAAATATCAAAGCACTGACTTCGAGGAAAAACTGCCCAAACAAATCTGAATGAATTTCAACATAACTGGTGAATAATGCATGTTCAAAATGTAATTTGGAAGCAGCTAATAAATTACAGGCCTACTGACAAAGAAGGATAAGTTGAACCAGTGCAAAGAAGTAGGCAGAGCATGGCAATGAAATTGATTCCGCACACATACTAATACGAATCAACTGTCAGGTCAGTGCTCAACATATTCTTGTTTGTCAGTAAGTTTGTGAGCAGATCAAAACCTTGTTTGATCAATATAGTTTTTGCACGACACTGCTGAATAAAAAgagatatataaaatgcatggGTGACTGAAAATATGTTATTACCTATTTCAGACTGAGTTAATATTCTTAATCCGAATTCTTTTACAATCTATTCTGATAAATTCAAAAGGGGAACAAATGAGCTTCAAAGGTTGAATCTTTCTACATATTTCAACGAGATAAAATTTTTTACCTTCCTTGTTTGgtagatggtgatgatgatggagaCCGTGGAGATGAA contains these protein-coding regions:
- the LOC137267570 gene encoding polyamine-transporting ATPase 13A3-like isoform X1; the encoded protein is MGSKLKMGQTGPPPMKSDRIYINPGEEDQMEISGFRPHKLKTAVVWFFIIITVGLLRLFFYWLPHLFIKATHSRCSLAAATTVLLKDQYKQWFKSKICTMITRDGGASIDPLNPNKAISYNSSNQKSNLQAAHGENKINYFITKKVKYIWDPERDEFIRLKGLEKDNPCSYFYQLKGLSYEDQQRRHVLYGLNSIRVHVTPIIKIFFKEVISPFYVFQLFSMCVWYADDYELYASCIVFISTVSIIITIYQTRKMQRALRNTISGSTIVSVCRGNEEYEDISSEDLVPGDIIEVPRRGCFMQCDAVLISGNCIVNESMLTGESVPITKTPLPNPQLARDQKENMFDIKQHTRHMLFCGTNVIQTRYYGNQKVKAVVVRTGFLTAKGELVRAILYPKPVDFKFNRDSYWFVGVLAFIASLGFIYTIVLMVQDGEQAGDIVLRSLDLITITVPPALPAALTVGIVFAQHRLKKGQIFCISPRGINICGTLNVVCFDKTGTLTEDGMKMQSVVPSPNGRFEEEVKDMSRLKHNLLISAMATCHSLTIIDGSIMGDPLDLIMFEAIDWVLEEPGEEETRFDMMVPTIVHPRIRNNLNSTKGDNRQPMGEDIGVVRQFTFSSSLQRMSVITRTLSANNFDLFVKGSPEMITSLSKPETVPADFQEMLMTYTQHGYRVIALAWKPLPQKLNYVKVQRITREQVEKDLNFLGLLVMENCLKPETTPVIQMLREAAIRNIMVTGDNMLTAMSVARECCMVDRTDRIIVVQAYPPQDGKAGPQVEFMYADEREKKVEEVMSVDGQYNIQIDMENQRFHFAVTGKSWAVIRQFFPDMLAKIVVRGTIFARMGPDQKAQLVECLQALGYYVGMCGDGANDCGALKTAHTGISLSEAEASVASPFTSKNPTIECVPNVIREGRAALVTSFGIFKYMACYSLTQFVSVLLLYWIGANLTDPEFLFIDLFTLTTLSVTFGRTEPFAELVKEPPPISLLAPGPILSIILQTAIQTAAQVYCFLDVQRQPWFEKFIDHDDYDYTSYENSAVFFISSFQYIILAVAFSKGAPFRKTIFSNYFFLINLIVCTAGAVWITVYPPTGLADLMEVKTFPSVPYSLVYIGIAVVNFLLSVMLEMFLMDNTSVREKCREKVKHCLPSSQFKYAAIEQEIAGNPSWPPVSPSAVNLALAFQRLDSAHHVPKDLNPATKKEILDELIEETDMEAQSVKSLSQATTDTRSIKSLNGVTLANTGHTENATASYPQRQLSAESGDYYAQPLLKSDSEIRFQKGETSVDDNGKFMTTL
- the LOC137267570 gene encoding polyamine-transporting ATPase 13A3-like isoform X2, which translates into the protein MITRDGGASIDPLNPNKAISYNSSNQKSNLQAAHGENKINYFITKKVKYIWDPERDEFIRLKGLEKDNPCSYFYQLKGLSYEDQQRRHVLYGLNSIRVHVTPIIKIFFKEVISPFYVFQLFSMCVWYADDYELYASCIVFISTVSIIITIYQTRKMQRALRNTISGSTIVSVCRGNEEYEDISSEDLVPGDIIEVPRRGCFMQCDAVLISGNCIVNESMLTGESVPITKTPLPNPQLARDQKENMFDIKQHTRHMLFCGTNVIQTRYYGNQKVKAVVVRTGFLTAKGELVRAILYPKPVDFKFNRDSYWFVGVLAFIASLGFIYTIVLMVQDGEQAGDIVLRSLDLITITVPPALPAALTVGIVFAQHRLKKGQIFCISPRGINICGTLNVVCFDKTGTLTEDGMKMQSVVPSPNGRFEEEVKDMSRLKHNLLISAMATCHSLTIIDGSIMGDPLDLIMFEAIDWVLEEPGEEETRFDMMVPTIVHPRIRNNLNSTKGDNRQPMGEDIGVVRQFTFSSSLQRMSVITRTLSANNFDLFVKGSPEMITSLSKPETVPADFQEMLMTYTQHGYRVIALAWKPLPQKLNYVKVQRITREQVEKDLNFLGLLVMENCLKPETTPVIQMLREAAIRNIMVTGDNMLTAMSVARECCMVDRTDRIIVVQAYPPQDGKAGPQVEFMYADEREKKVEEVMSVDGQYNIQIDMENQRFHFAVTGKSWAVIRQFFPDMLAKIVVRGTIFARMGPDQKAQLVECLQALGYYVGMCGDGANDCGALKTAHTGISLSEAEASVASPFTSKNPTIECVPNVIREGRAALVTSFGIFKYMACYSLTQFVSVLLLYWIGANLTDPEFLFIDLFTLTTLSVTFGRTEPFAELVKEPPPISLLAPGPILSIILQTAIQTAAQVYCFLDVQRQPWFEKFIDHDDYDYTSYENSAVFFISSFQYIILAVAFSKGAPFRKTIFSNYFFLINLIVCTAGAVWITVYPPTGLADLMEVKTFPSVPYSLVYIGIAVVNFLLSVMLEMFLMDNTSVREKCREKVKHCLPSSQFKYAAIEQEIAGNPSWPPVSPSAVNLALAFQRLDSAHHVPKDLNPATKKEILDELIEETDMEAQSVKSLSQATTDTRSIKSLNGVTLANTGHTENATASYPQRQLSAESGDYYAQPLLKSDSEIRFQKGETSVDDNGKFMTTL